A portion of the Chiloscyllium plagiosum isolate BGI_BamShark_2017 unplaced genomic scaffold, ASM401019v2 scaf_13207, whole genome shotgun sequence genome contains these proteins:
- the LOC122547431 gene encoding uncharacterized protein LOC122547431, whose amino-acid sequence MGQFMERKERGLVEKLEARSETMAKDMEARLGEIQEALSSVTADIVKRKEEMVEEDDVKFLQGLSSLKLRGLEDYKALEDTSEDPSLEILKGPLQYSVWQDLGKVIKPGLTPLTFDPETASPWLRLTPDLTGVEWAAQRGPVPEDDPRRYNPCPCVLASRGFDSGCHYWEVRVAGRTSWTLGVASERVPRWGDILLSPPNGYWAMGLRQGGRYTAFSVPLRELRPTVAGGNRPRVIGVYLDYGGGRLSFYDADGLRHLHTFQGCPFEGRLYPFFSLGHDRAGASPSEPLRLLNPLAAPAPSGGADGEACPCAQCQSGDSATIPGTEGAHFPQCPPPGPGPQAWLCLALLLALGLLAPGCLAESYLACCAIMGLAAWSWCLLDGGESLAVEVCRASCGVLAYAGLWCLVLAYARHLGACCLALSLGGLMLAHSTRSGLALAPGSMALLGLLWLADSEVWSWWICCGLLGYAGLCLTVAGHRPGAEICWWCCGVHGYFGLSVLLLSARPLTGLCWVLLGAAGLVLGTTGRFGSRWLWAGTLSYCSAWSLLLPHAQLAAVTLGMAGFVWSNWSYLSR is encoded by the exons ATGGGCCAGTTCATGGAGAGAAAGGAGCGAGGTTTGGTGGAAAAACTGGAGGCCAGGTCAGAAACCATGGCGAAGGACATGGAAGCGAGACTGGGTGAGATCCAGGAAGCATTGTCATCTGTGACAGCAGATATTGTAAAGAGAAAAGAAGAGATGGTGGAGGAGGATGATGTGAAATTCCTGCAG GGATTGAGCAGTCTAAAGCTAAG GGGTCTGGAAGACTATAAGGCACTTGAAGATACATCTGAAGACCCCTCGCTGGAAATATTGAAAGGCCCTTTGCAGTACAGTGTGTGGCAGGATCTGGGGAAAGTCATCAAACCAG GGCTGACCCCGCTGACCTTTGACCCCGAAACGGCCAGCCCATGGCTCCGTCTGACCCCCGACCTCACCGGCGTGGAGTGGGCTGCCCAGAGGGGCCCGGTGCCCGAAGACGACCCGCGGCGATACAATCCGTGCCCGTGCGTCCTGGCATCGCGGGGCTTTGACTCGGGGTGTCACTACTGGGAGGTGAGGGTGGCAGGCCGCACCAGCTGGACACTGGGAGTGGCATCTGAGCGAGTGCCCAGGTGGGGGGACATCCTGCTGTCCCCTCCCAACGGCTACTGGGCCATGGGCCTGAGGCAGGGCGGCCGGTACACGGCCTTCTCCGTGCCGCTTCGGGAGCTGCGGCCCACCGTTGCCGGTGGCAACCGGCCACGGGTGATTGGCGTCTACCTGGACTACGGTGGTGGGCGGCTCTCCTTCTATGACGCCGACGGCCTGCGCCACCTCCACACCTTCCAGGGCTGCCCCTTTGAGGGGAGGCTCTACCCCTTCTTCAGCCTGGGCCACGACCGTGCAGGGGCCTCCCCCTCTGAGCCACTGCGGCTGCTCAACCCACTGGCTGCCCCCGCCCCCAGTGGGGGGGCAGATGGGGAAGCCTGCCCCTGCGCACAGTGCCAGTCAGGGGATAGTGCCACTATCCCTGGCACGGAGGGGGCCCACTTTCCCCAGTGCCCACCTCCCGGGCCGGGCCCTCAGGCCTGGTTGTGCCTGGCACTGCTGTTGGCACTCGGGCTGCTGGCTCCCGGGTGCCTGGCCGAgagctacctggcctgctgtgccatAATGGGGCTTGCGGCCTGGAGCTGGTGCCTGCTGGATGGCGGTGAGAGCCTGGCAGTGGAGGTTTGCCGGGCCTCCTGCGGGGTTCTGGCCTACGCCGGGCTCTGGTGCCTGGTGCTAGCCTACGCCAGGCACCTTGGGGCCTGTTGCCTAGCACTGAGCCTGGGCGGCTTAATGCTGGCCCATAGCACCCGCTCAGGCCTGGCGCTGGCTCCCGGCTCGATGGCCCTGCTGGGATTGCTTTGGCTGGCGGACTCAGAGGTGTGGTCCTGGTGGATATGCTGTGGCCTATTGGGATACGCCGGGCTGTGTCTGACCGTGGCGGGCCACAGGCCCGGGGCCGAGATCTGCTGGTGGTGCTGCGGTGTCCATGGCTACTTCGGCCTGTCTGTGTTGCTCCTGAGCGCCCGGCCGCTGACCGGATTGTGCTGGGTCCTGCTGGGCGCTGCTGGGCTCGTTCTTGGGACAACAGGCCGCTTTGGGAGCCGCTGGCTCTGGGCTGGCACGCTGAGTTACTGCAGCGCCTGGTCCCTCCTTCTGCCCCATGCTCAGCTGGCTGCGGTCACTCTGGGCATGGCTGGCTTTGTTTGGTCAAACTGGTCCTACCTCTCACGCTAG